In one window of Aquimarina spinulae DNA:
- a CDS encoding OmpA family protein — protein sequence MKNFSSFLIFLLFAWLAIWWYYSCDWCTKSTNESIPVVEQKPDPELEALAKKAYEDSIAAANRSVGLFAKGPHGQDVFRYVENLKINNTNGDVFIPNSLKGFSQQVTDYLGQHQDQELIIYGYENSSENSDSTQLGSSRANFIKDILVTAGINADRIVTKTQLNNYTYSDNGEYPGGILLNFSTLNEARLAEVEKSITTRTLHSNFGQKTFQPDATLSNYALELKNYINKYPDKSVVITGHTDDVGEEEANLWFGQQRANNVREYLISQGIAKDKIIALSKGESNPIVPNDSEENKAKNRRIEITVN from the coding sequence ATGAAAAATTTCTCCTCTTTTCTTATTTTTTTACTTTTTGCCTGGCTGGCAATATGGTGGTATTACTCTTGTGATTGGTGTACAAAAAGCACTAATGAAAGTATACCTGTAGTAGAACAAAAACCTGATCCCGAATTAGAAGCATTAGCAAAAAAAGCATATGAAGATAGCATCGCAGCAGCAAATAGAAGTGTTGGATTATTTGCAAAAGGACCCCACGGGCAAGATGTATTTAGATATGTTGAAAATCTAAAGATTAACAATACCAATGGAGATGTATTTATCCCCAATTCTCTAAAAGGTTTTAGCCAACAAGTAACTGATTACTTAGGACAACACCAAGATCAGGAACTTATCATTTATGGTTATGAGAATTCTTCTGAAAATAGTGATAGCACACAATTAGGTAGTTCTAGAGCTAACTTTATTAAAGATATCTTGGTTACAGCAGGAATTAATGCAGATCGTATCGTAACCAAAACGCAATTAAATAATTACACCTACTCTGATAATGGGGAATATCCTGGTGGAATACTATTAAATTTCAGCACATTAAATGAAGCTAGATTAGCCGAAGTTGAAAAAAGTATAACTACTCGAACATTGCATTCTAATTTTGGTCAAAAAACATTTCAACCAGATGCCACTTTATCTAATTATGCATTAGAGCTTAAAAATTACATTAATAAATATCCTGATAAATCTGTTGTAATCACTGGACATACAGATGATGTTGGTGAGGAAGAAGCAAATCTCTGGTTTGGACAACAAAGAGCAAATAATGTAAGAGAATATCTTATTTCGCAAGGTATAGCTAAAGATAAGATTATAGCCTTATCTAAGGGAGAATCAAATCCTATCGTTCCGAATGATAGCGAGGAAAACAAAGCAAAAAACAGAAGAATAGAAATAACCGTAAACTAA
- the hisD gene encoding histidinol dehydrogenase, whose amino-acid sequence MQKIYNPNKNNWPEILKRPTQTVADIEEKVLTVFNEVKTEGDRAVQRYTKKFDKVDLDAILVDSEEIEEAKKQVNQDLKDAIQLAKSNIERFHAAQKTDKVSVETTIGVKCWQEKRPIQKVGLYIPGGTAPLFSTILMLTVPANLAGCKEIVLCSPPNKEGKIHPAILYAANLCGVTKICKVGGIQAIAGMTFGTETIPSVYKIFGPGNQFVTVAKQLATKFGVAIDMPAGPSELLVVADDTANASFIASDLLSQAEHGKDSQVILVSTSKKMMDEVEEEVVKQLAVLPRKEIAEGAISNSKLICVEDDQQAIELINEYGPEHFIVCTKNEDFFIDNITNAGSVFIGNYTPESAGDYASGTNHTLPTNGYAKQYSGVNLDSFMKSMTFQKISKQGIQNIGKAIELMAEAEGLQAHKNAVTLRLESLK is encoded by the coding sequence ATGCAAAAAATATACAATCCAAATAAAAACAATTGGCCAGAGATATTAAAAAGACCAACACAAACTGTAGCCGATATTGAAGAAAAAGTGTTGACTGTTTTTAATGAAGTCAAAACAGAGGGTGATCGGGCGGTACAACGTTATACTAAAAAATTTGATAAGGTAGATCTTGATGCAATTCTTGTAGATTCTGAAGAAATAGAAGAAGCAAAAAAACAGGTAAATCAGGATTTAAAAGATGCAATACAATTAGCTAAATCTAATATTGAAAGGTTTCATGCGGCACAAAAAACGGATAAGGTTTCAGTTGAAACAACAATCGGAGTGAAATGCTGGCAGGAGAAAAGACCTATTCAAAAAGTAGGATTATACATCCCAGGAGGAACAGCTCCTTTGTTTTCTACAATTTTGATGTTAACCGTTCCTGCTAATCTTGCAGGATGTAAAGAAATCGTATTATGCTCCCCTCCGAATAAGGAAGGGAAAATTCACCCGGCTATTTTGTATGCCGCTAATCTTTGTGGGGTAACAAAAATCTGTAAAGTAGGAGGGATTCAAGCTATTGCAGGAATGACTTTTGGAACAGAAACTATTCCGTCTGTATACAAAATATTTGGTCCGGGTAATCAATTTGTAACAGTAGCAAAACAACTGGCAACGAAGTTTGGAGTCGCTATAGATATGCCAGCGGGACCAAGTGAATTGCTTGTGGTCGCAGATGATACTGCCAATGCATCCTTTATTGCTTCTGATTTGTTAAGCCAGGCAGAACACGGTAAAGATAGCCAAGTGATTTTGGTATCTACATCTAAAAAAATGATGGATGAAGTAGAAGAAGAGGTAGTTAAACAACTAGCGGTTTTGCCAAGAAAAGAAATTGCCGAAGGAGCTATATCCAATTCAAAATTAATCTGCGTTGAAGATGATCAGCAAGCTATAGAATTAATCAATGAGTATGGCCCTGAGCATTTTATAGTATGTACAAAAAATGAGGATTTTTTTATTGATAATATAACCAATGCAGGCTCTGTGTTTATTGGTAATTATACACCAGAAAGTGCAGGGGATTATGCCTCGGGGACTAATCATACGCTACCGACCAATGGATATGCAAAACAATATAGCGGTGTAAATCTGGATAGTTTTATGAAGTCAATGACATTTCAGAAAATATCAAAACAAGGCATCCAGAACATAGGTAAAGCAATTGAACTTATGGCCGAAGCAGAAGGTTTACAAGCGCATAAGAATGCAGTAACACTACGATTAGAGAGTTTGAAATAG
- a CDS encoding fibronectin type III domain-containing protein encodes MKKRMIRPVLLGLGLVALSVIVIISIKKDNLEQSTNETEIDNLREQHSTYLKNSPYKETLRLTKSERKAKGLPPNRYFEQMWELTMNPTTGKTEPEKIYAVQKQLANTAKRAPGDAQDNPWIERGPNDIGGRTRAILFDPNDANNRRVYAGGVSGGLWVNNDITSAASQWSRVQNVPGNLSVTSITVDPRNSNTWYVGTGEQYTFGAVVGNGVYRSTDGGNTWQAVNIPAAGGGNINFSATNLFLSGIYYVNDIVAWNNTAQNRTELFVGVGAHRYGDSSGPTNWLGIQSAGIYRSIDGGANWNRIESANMQYQNNNVNYYYIPNDFEIGADNRLWVGTINSPLGNGGGRVFSSNDGATWTEAAASPLNDSNRVELETSATNANKIYALTQGVARDANNDVIDPVHVYRSLDGFATAPTATTLPNDVDNGIPAKDFTRGQAFYDLMIESDPNNDNILYVGGIDLFRSANSGDAWSQISKWSNNNNLAGLGASIVHADQHAMTFRPGNSNQAIFGNDGGVFYANSLSTAANNNVFGARNNNYNVTQYVKAGIGPNGAGDVAGIFSAGAQDNGSQAFRNIVAGINGSEQLTGGDGFYTFIDKDGEYMIATYVHNVIHRFNLPWDGRSRIQGGATTLVNEDSTGDFVNQMGYDSNANYLLSNASSYDAATETWNYFIKTIDVAGNRNDDITNALLTSKPTAFIASPFANNTWYVGTASGGLLRLTNVGFGAANWAEINTPFVGSVSSVRLGATANDIMVTIHNYGVTSVWYSSDAGVNWSNKEGDLPDIPVRDILQNPLDRTEVIVATQLGVWVTTNFDTANPNWVRSQNGMSDASVTSFDYWEINGDQNNNTIIASTYGRGIFTGSFTANGVQDNEAPTAPTNLISSNVAETTLTLSWTASNDNVGVTEYDVYQGNVRIGSTAGTSTNINSLTANTSYQFRIRAKDAVGNESGFSNTLDVTTLAPAPVDPCAGVAAYVNGQAYPVGSRVTFSGDLYERTAATWINLGACGVPGDAQAPTAPTNLVASNVAETTLTLSWTASNDNVGVTEYDVYQGNTRIGSTAGTSTNINSLTANTPYQFRIKAKDAAGNESGFSNAVNVNTLAPAPVDPCAGVAAYVNGQAYPVGSRVTYLGNLYERAATIWTNLGPCGVPAAVAAVANSTQSTDLTGPPITPMPLSFYPNPVENDMYVATTDISEINYMIMNAAGQIVAQGVINNNKVDVQNLNKGIYILKLKSENDIMIKQFVKK; translated from the coding sequence ATGAAAAAAAGAATGATCCGCCCGGTTCTACTGGGCTTGGGATTAGTCGCCCTATCAGTAATCGTAATTATTTCTATAAAGAAAGACAATTTAGAACAAAGTACGAACGAAACTGAAATCGATAATCTACGAGAACAACACAGTACCTATTTAAAAAACAGCCCTTACAAAGAGACTTTAAGACTTACAAAGTCTGAGCGAAAAGCCAAAGGACTTCCGCCAAATAGATATTTTGAGCAAATGTGGGAATTAACTATGAATCCTACAACTGGTAAAACAGAACCAGAGAAGATCTATGCAGTTCAAAAACAATTAGCAAATACAGCAAAAAGAGCTCCGGGAGATGCTCAAGATAACCCTTGGATAGAAAGAGGTCCTAATGATATTGGAGGACGTACCAGAGCTATTTTATTTGACCCCAATGATGCCAACAATAGAAGAGTTTATGCCGGTGGTGTAAGTGGTGGATTATGGGTTAATAACGATATTACATCTGCCGCTTCACAATGGAGTCGAGTGCAGAATGTTCCCGGAAATCTTTCGGTAACCTCAATAACTGTAGATCCTAGAAACTCAAATACATGGTATGTAGGTACAGGAGAACAATATACCTTTGGTGCAGTGGTAGGTAATGGAGTATACCGCTCTACAGATGGTGGTAATACCTGGCAAGCTGTCAATATTCCTGCTGCTGGAGGCGGAAATATTAATTTTAGCGCTACAAACCTTTTCCTTTCAGGGATTTATTATGTAAATGATATTGTAGCATGGAATAATACAGCACAAAATCGTACTGAATTATTCGTTGGAGTAGGAGCACATAGATATGGAGACTCTTCTGGACCAACAAACTGGTTAGGAATCCAGTCTGCAGGAATTTACCGATCAATAGATGGTGGAGCGAACTGGAATAGAATAGAATCGGCTAATATGCAATACCAAAATAATAATGTAAATTATTACTATATACCTAATGATTTTGAAATAGGAGCCGATAATAGATTATGGGTTGGTACTATTAATTCACCGTTAGGAAATGGAGGAGGACGTGTATTTAGCTCTAATGATGGTGCAACCTGGACAGAAGCAGCAGCTTCCCCACTTAATGATTCTAATAGAGTAGAGTTAGAAACTTCTGCAACCAATGCTAATAAAATATATGCATTAACCCAAGGTGTTGCCAGAGATGCTAATAATGATGTAATAGATCCAGTTCATGTTTATCGTAGTTTGGATGGTTTTGCAACAGCTCCGACTGCTACAACATTACCAAATGATGTAGACAATGGTATTCCTGCAAAAGATTTTACCAGAGGACAGGCGTTTTATGATTTAATGATAGAGTCAGACCCCAATAATGATAATATACTATATGTTGGAGGAATTGATCTTTTTAGATCTGCAAATAGTGGTGATGCATGGAGCCAAATTTCAAAATGGTCTAACAATAATAATTTAGCTGGATTAGGAGCTTCAATTGTTCATGCAGATCAGCATGCTATGACATTTAGACCAGGAAACTCAAATCAGGCAATTTTTGGTAATGATGGAGGGGTATTTTATGCAAATAGCTTGTCTACGGCTGCAAATAATAATGTATTTGGAGCAAGAAATAATAATTATAATGTAACCCAATATGTAAAGGCAGGTATAGGTCCTAATGGAGCTGGCGATGTAGCAGGTATCTTTTCTGCAGGAGCTCAGGATAATGGATCTCAGGCATTTAGAAATATAGTAGCAGGAATAAATGGATCCGAACAATTAACAGGAGGAGATGGTTTCTACACTTTTATAGATAAAGATGGTGAATATATGATTGCTACGTATGTACATAATGTAATTCATAGATTTAATTTACCATGGGATGGACGTAGTAGAATACAAGGAGGAGCAACTACTCTTGTAAATGAAGACTCTACCGGAGATTTTGTAAACCAAATGGGATATGATAGTAATGCTAATTACTTATTATCGAATGCCTCTTCTTATGATGCAGCTACAGAGACTTGGAACTATTTTATAAAAACTATTGATGTTGCCGGAAATAGAAATGATGATATTACAAATGCATTACTAACAAGCAAGCCTACGGCTTTTATCGCTTCTCCTTTTGCTAACAATACCTGGTATGTAGGAACTGCCTCTGGTGGTTTATTAAGATTAACAAATGTAGGTTTTGGAGCAGCTAATTGGGCGGAAATAAATACGCCTTTTGTTGGATCTGTTTCCTCTGTTAGATTAGGAGCAACAGCAAATGATATCATGGTTACGATTCATAACTATGGTGTTACTAGTGTATGGTACTCTTCTGATGCAGGAGTTAATTGGTCAAATAAAGAAGGAGATCTTCCTGATATCCCGGTTAGAGATATTTTACAAAACCCATTAGATAGAACAGAAGTTATTGTAGCAACACAACTAGGAGTATGGGTTACTACTAATTTTGATACAGCAAATCCAAATTGGGTTAGATCACAAAATGGTATGAGTGATGCTAGTGTAACCTCTTTTGATTATTGGGAAATAAATGGAGATCAAAATAATAATACGATTATAGCTTCTACTTATGGGCGAGGTATTTTTACAGGTTCATTTACTGCTAATGGAGTGCAAGATAATGAAGCGCCAACAGCGCCAACAAACCTTATCTCATCTAATGTTGCTGAGACTACGTTAACATTATCCTGGACTGCTTCTAATGATAATGTCGGCGTTACAGAATATGATGTATATCAAGGAAATGTTAGAATAGGATCTACAGCAGGAACAAGTACTAATATTAATTCGTTAACAGCTAATACTTCTTATCAATTTAGAATCAGAGCTAAGGATGCCGTTGGAAACGAATCTGGATTTAGTAATACGCTTGATGTTACAACATTAGCCCCAGCACCAGTTGACCCTTGTGCAGGAGTAGCTGCGTATGTTAATGGACAGGCATATCCGGTTGGAAGCAGGGTGACATTCTCGGGAGATTTGTATGAGAGAACTGCTGCAACATGGATTAATCTTGGAGCATGTGGAGTTCCAGGAGATGCTCAAGCGCCTACAGCACCAACGAATCTTGTAGCATCTAATGTTGCAGAAACTACACTAACATTATCCTGGACTGCATCTAATGATAATGTTGGCGTTACAGAATATGATGTATATCAAGGAAATACTAGAATCGGATCTACAGCCGGAACAAGTACTAATATTAATTCGTTAACTGCTAATACTCCTTATCAATTTAGAATTAAAGCTAAGGATGCTGCAGGAAACGAATCTGGATTTAGTAATGCAGTTAATGTTAATACATTAGCTCCAGCACCAGTTGACCCTTGTGCAGGAGTGGCTGCCTATGTTAATGGTCAGGCATATCCGGTAGGGAGTAGAGTAACATACTTAGGAAATTTATATGAGAGAGCTGCTACTATCTGGACTAATCTTGGGCCATGTGGAGTTCCTGCAGCTGTTGCAGCTGTTGCTAATTCGACCCAGAGTACTGATCTTACAGGGCCTCCTATAACTCCGATGCCACTTAGCTTTTACCCTAATCCTGTAGAAAATGATATGTATGTTGCTACAACAGATATATCAGAAATAAATTATATGATAATGAATGCTGCTGGACAAATTGTTGCTCAGGGAGTTATAAATAATAATAAGGTGGATGTTCAAAACTTAAATAAAGGAATATACATACTGAAATTAAAATCAGAAAATGATATAATGATTAAACAATTCGTGAAAAAATAA
- the hisG gene encoding ATP phosphoribosyltransferase, giving the protein MSKIKIAIQKSGRLNEDSVKILKDCGISIDNGKDQLKAQTRNFPMEVMFLRNGDIPQYLRDGIVDIAIIGENVLIEKGKDISITERLNFSKCKVSLAVPKDFEYNSIKDLDGKRIATSYPNTVNEYLEKQGISAELHQISGSVEIAPNIGLADAICDIVSSGSTLFKNNLKEVEVMLASEAVLAVSPKISDDNKTLLEKLQFRIKAVLKARNSKYVLLNAPNHKIENIVKILPGMRSPTVLPLAEEGWSSIHTVVEKNKFWDILDELKAEGAEGILVCPIEKMVL; this is encoded by the coding sequence ATGTCAAAAATTAAAATTGCAATTCAAAAAAGCGGGCGCCTTAATGAGGATTCAGTAAAAATACTGAAAGACTGCGGTATTTCGATTGATAATGGTAAAGATCAACTAAAAGCCCAAACCCGTAATTTTCCTATGGAAGTTATGTTTTTACGAAATGGAGATATACCTCAATATCTTAGGGATGGTATCGTTGATATCGCTATTATAGGAGAGAATGTACTTATAGAAAAGGGGAAAGATATTTCGATTACAGAACGACTTAATTTTTCAAAATGTAAAGTTTCTCTAGCAGTCCCAAAAGATTTTGAGTACAATTCGATTAAAGATCTTGACGGAAAAAGAATTGCTACTTCATACCCCAACACAGTTAATGAATATCTAGAAAAACAGGGAATCTCGGCAGAATTGCACCAAATATCTGGATCGGTAGAGATCGCACCGAATATTGGTTTGGCAGATGCAATTTGTGATATTGTATCCAGTGGTAGTACATTATTTAAAAATAATCTTAAAGAAGTAGAAGTAATGCTCGCTTCTGAAGCCGTACTTGCGGTGTCTCCAAAAATATCAGACGATAATAAAACACTTCTTGAAAAATTACAATTTAGAATCAAAGCAGTTTTAAAAGCTAGAAATTCTAAATATGTCCTGCTTAATGCTCCTAACCATAAAATTGAAAATATTGTTAAAATATTGCCAGGTATGCGAAGCCCAACAGTATTGCCACTTGCAGAAGAAGGCTGGAGTTCTATTCATACTGTTGTAGAGAAAAATAAATTTTGGGATATTCTTGATGAGTTAAAAGCAGAAGGAGCAGAAGGAATTTTGGTTTGTCCAATAGAAAAGATGGTTTTATAA